In one window of Zhihengliuella sp. ISTPL4 DNA:
- a CDS encoding arylsulfatase, with protein sequence MSVSQSRGYERFEGRAATFTSDAEPWWPQPARARPGAPNVIVMLVDDLGFSDLGPFGSEIETPRIDELAADGWVFTNYRTAPMCSPARAALLTGLNPHRAGFGFVAHIDPGYPGFSCELPAAAPTLAESLRAGGYATFMVGKWHLTLESRLHDGADRSTWPLQRGFDRYFGSMDGFTSLHHPHRLVQDNAVVDMREYPEGFFLTDELTDRAIGMIDDLRVNDPDRPFFLYYAHTSVHGPIQAKDADIAKYRGRYEAGWNRMREERFARQRARGIVPPSAALPAEAIADGSDIPSWDELDVQDQRLFARHMEVYAAAVDEIDQSVGRLLDRLERSGERENTIVVIASDNGGTAEGGPTGTRSYFAQFGAHGALPEGWVTDVPRAVEEIGGPRLCGQYPTGWARVSNTPFRSFKATTYEGGVHAPLIISWPNAPTTGGLRDQFVFVSDLAPTILDLCGVPPLEERGGEAALEMDGGSISAVLADPAAPGREVQYFECVGRRAIVADGWKALSTVAPSKEEGPEGGTWELYDLESDPTETTDLAARHPERVAALAARWHQEAWRNTVFPLDDLGDLFRLRPDTEEALSAPIDLVPFRPPLERFRSSKLTVLRSFRVEIDLSMDNTAAGVLVAHGDQGGGYLVALDEGVPRVSYNAYGRMHRAQGTRLPRGEHRLALRVDERAGLRWTLALDVDGREVARIPDVPMLIGMAPFTGISVGYDYGGPVDWDQHEKHRSYPFRGGDLRRVRYVPGERSPFDPTVLRAVGRAVLVVAD encoded by the coding sequence AACGTCATCGTGATGCTCGTCGACGATCTGGGCTTCAGCGACCTCGGGCCGTTCGGGAGCGAGATCGAGACTCCGCGGATCGATGAGCTCGCCGCCGACGGATGGGTGTTCACCAACTACCGCACAGCCCCGATGTGCTCGCCGGCCAGGGCAGCCCTGCTCACGGGGCTCAACCCCCATCGGGCCGGTTTCGGGTTCGTCGCCCATATCGACCCCGGGTACCCGGGATTCTCGTGCGAGCTGCCGGCTGCGGCGCCCACCCTCGCTGAGTCGCTGCGGGCCGGTGGTTATGCGACATTCATGGTGGGCAAGTGGCACCTGACGCTGGAGTCCCGGCTGCACGACGGCGCCGACCGCAGCACCTGGCCCCTGCAACGCGGCTTCGACAGGTACTTCGGCAGCATGGACGGCTTCACATCCCTGCATCATCCGCATCGGCTCGTGCAGGACAACGCGGTCGTCGACATGCGCGAGTACCCGGAAGGCTTCTTCCTCACCGATGAGCTCACGGACCGCGCCATCGGGATGATCGACGATCTCCGGGTAAACGATCCCGACCGCCCATTCTTCCTCTACTACGCGCACACCTCGGTGCACGGACCGATCCAGGCGAAAGACGCCGACATCGCCAAGTACCGGGGGCGATACGAGGCGGGCTGGAATCGGATGCGCGAGGAGCGCTTCGCTCGGCAGCGGGCACGCGGCATCGTGCCGCCTTCCGCCGCGCTCCCCGCCGAAGCGATCGCGGACGGCAGCGACATCCCGTCTTGGGACGAGTTGGATGTTCAAGACCAGCGCTTGTTCGCCCGACACATGGAGGTCTATGCGGCGGCCGTCGACGAGATCGACCAGAGCGTCGGCCGCCTGCTCGACCGCCTGGAGCGCAGCGGCGAGCGGGAGAACACGATCGTCGTGATCGCGAGCGACAACGGGGGCACGGCCGAGGGGGGCCCGACCGGCACCCGCAGCTACTTCGCGCAGTTCGGCGCACACGGCGCGCTGCCGGAAGGCTGGGTCACGGATGTGCCGAGGGCTGTCGAGGAGATCGGCGGACCGCGCCTGTGCGGCCAGTACCCGACCGGCTGGGCGCGGGTGTCCAACACGCCCTTCCGCTCCTTCAAAGCCACGACATACGAAGGGGGTGTGCATGCCCCGCTCATCATTTCGTGGCCGAACGCTCCGACGACGGGAGGCCTACGCGACCAGTTCGTCTTCGTCTCCGACCTCGCCCCCACGATCCTGGACCTCTGCGGTGTGCCGCCGCTGGAGGAGCGCGGGGGAGAGGCAGCGCTGGAGATGGACGGCGGGAGCATCTCCGCCGTGCTCGCCGATCCCGCGGCGCCCGGCCGCGAAGTGCAGTACTTCGAGTGCGTGGGGCGACGCGCCATCGTCGCGGATGGGTGGAAGGCCCTCTCGACCGTGGCTCCGTCGAAGGAGGAGGGGCCGGAGGGCGGGACCTGGGAACTGTACGACCTCGAGTCGGACCCGACGGAGACGACCGATCTGGCGGCCCGGCATCCGGAGCGTGTTGCGGCGTTGGCTGCGCGCTGGCACCAGGAGGCCTGGAGGAACACGGTCTTTCCCCTCGACGACCTCGGAGACCTCTTCCGTCTGCGTCCCGATACCGAGGAGGCGTTGTCGGCCCCGATCGACCTCGTGCCCTTCCGTCCGCCGCTGGAGCGGTTCCGTTCGTCCAAGCTCACGGTGTTGCGTTCGTTCCGCGTGGAGATCGACCTGTCTATGGACAACACCGCCGCCGGAGTCCTCGTCGCGCACGGCGACCAGGGCGGCGGCTACCTGGTCGCCCTCGATGAGGGGGTGCCGCGTGTGAGCTACAACGCCTATGGACGCATGCACCGGGCACAAGGGACCCGCCTGCCGCGCGGCGAGCACCGCCTCGCGCTCCGCGTCGACGAGCGGGCCGGACTGCGCTGGACGCTCGCGCTCGATGTGGACGGACGCGAGGTGGCGCGGATCCCTGACGTGCCCATGCTCATCGGCATGGCACCCTTCACGGGCATCAGCGTGGGCTACGACTACGGGGGGCCAGTGGATTGGGACCAGCACGAGAAGCACCGTTCGTATCCCTTCCGCGGAGGAGACCTCCGACGGGTGCGCTACGTGCCGGGGGAGCGTTCCCCCTTCGATCCGACCGTTCTCCGGGCGGTGGGCAGGGCGGTCCTGGTGGTCGCCGACTGA